The genome window TTTTGATTAATGAGTCTGGCTATCGATTCCTGGTTTTGTTTTTCTTCTTCTGTCATCAAAAGCAATTTTTCATCCAGAACTTTCAATAGGTTTCCAACAAGGGATGTATTGTGTCTAACTTTATTTGAAAGGTTGTGCATTTCTTCTGAGACGACGGAGAATCCTTTTCCATACACACCTGCGTGAGCCGCTTCTATGGATGCATTGATGGCCAGTACATCTGTCTGGTCTGCCAGATCCTGTATAGAATGGATTGCCTTTGATATAGAGGATGCCTGAGATAAAACTTCTTGTATCTGTGTTTTAAAAAGTTCCATGATTGTTTTGTTATTTAAACTCTCTTCTTTGACCTTATTAATCAGGAGTCCCTGTTGCTCAACCGCCGCCTGCTGTGATGAGAGTGTTTTTTGAACAGACTCACCCTTTGCTACAATGGAAACGACACTCTGGGATTGAGCATTTGATCTTTTTTCCAAAGAGTCCAGAGTTAGAGAAATTTGTCTAATTTCCTGAGCAGATGAATTCACCTGCTCTGACATGTTTAACCCATGCTGATGAACAGAGTTCAGATTGCCCTCGAGTTGTTTTACCGTAGAAGAATGATCCAAAGATAGGGTGTATAATTTTTCTCCGGAGTTCACCTGGTCTTCTGCTATGCCTTTTAAGGCCTGCTGCCGGTGATACAGATTCTTCATAAAGCGGTTGAAGTTTGCTCCAAGCTGTGCTATTTCATCTTTTCCGGATACAGGCATTGTCACATCCAAACGGCTATTCCCATCTGCCAGTATATTAAAAAAATAAAGTGTTTTATTGATAGAATGAAGAGATCGTATGATGATGGCAAAACAGAACAAGAGCAAACACAGAAGGAGTCCCCCACTGATAGGAAGATAAATGGATACGAAGCGTTTTTTCTGGTACGCCTGACTGGCGATGTCCTCTTTGATTCTTTCATCAAGAGCATTCCTTATAGAGTTCGTATCGCTGTTTAAGTCATTCAGGACTTCGTAAATCAGACGGTCAATCATACCTTCTGCAATAGGTTTATGGCTGTAAAGTGGATCGAGTAGCTCTAACTTACAGATCTTTGACAGTTGTTCTCCCTTATAAACAAGATTCTGTATCTGGTCGTAGAGCTTTTCATCAGCAATAATAAGTTCTTTGAGTTTCGTATTCTCTCTGGTCATCCTTGCTTCTGTCATTCTGTAAGTGGTGATTCTCACACCGGATATGTCTCTGGTCCTTACCAGATCAGTACTATAAAGAACCTGATTGTTGGCCGCAGTCTGAAAATCATTTAGTACGATGAGCCCACTTTGGTGGCTCTGCATTTCGAGGGCCAAATGCTCTGATTTATTCAATTGGTTGATTGTTAGGAGTCCAACCAGCAGGATGGTGGCGGTCCCGAAAATCATTAAAAGGATAGCCTGGGTCCTTATCTTCATTTTGTTACCGATATTTTTAAATTCATGGGCTCATTAAAAAACATGTCTGTTTGTGTTGTGTTAGGGAATTATGAGAAATGTTTATTCCTTTTAATATTTCTATGGAGCCATTACGGTTAGTAATTTAACTCTAATTTAACAATTCTTTTATCTAATCCTTATCTGCAGGAAGGATTATGAGCCATCTTACGGAAGATATGGTCCTTTGGATGGTATTGGAAAATTCAAAGGACAGTCTAAATTGTGAAATTAGGAAGGAGTCGTTCAATTATGAAAAAAATTATTGCTGTTCTTATGGTTCTGTTTGTAGCTGGTTTCGCATTCGCTGGTGGTCAGCAGGATGCAGGAATGGATCAATCTTCAAATGGTTCATTCTCAGGTAATTATGCTTTTGGTGGATCTACAACTGTTGAGCCCATCATCAGAGCTGCTGCCGAAGCTTTTACAGAAATGTACCCTGATGTGAAAATCTCTTATGATGCACCCGGTTCATCAGCTGGTGTTAAAGGTCCCCTGGAAGGAACCTACTCTATTGGTGCTGCTTCTAGATCTCTTAAAGATTCAGAGAAAGAAGCCGGTGCTCTTGCTACAGCTATTGCTAAGGATGGAGTTGCTGTTGTTCTGAATAAGGGATCTGTTCCCATGGACAACCTTTCATTGGAAGATATTATTGCCATCTATGCCGGTGAAGTTACAAACTGGAGCCAGCTGGGTGGTCCAGATGCAGAAATTGTTGTATTCAACAGAGATGAAGCATCCGGTACACGGTCCTGTTTTAATGATGCCACTGTAAAAACACAGAGTAAAAAGTTCACCGAAACTGCCGCTATTGTTACTTCCAACGGAGATATGGTTGCGAAAGTCGGATCTACTCCCTATGCCATTGGTTACTGTGGATTCGGTTATATCGGTAAGGATGCCGGAACAAAAGCTGTTACTGTAGATGGAATTGCTCCTGTAGAAAAAAATGTTCTTGATGGATCTTATGCCGTTTCAAGAGATCTGATTCTCATCACCAATGGTCCAGTACCCGCAGGAACTCTGGAAGAAGCTTTTATCAATTACATCCTTTCTGCCGAAGGCCAGGACATTGTAAAAGAAGAAAAGTTTATCTCTATCAATTCATAATAATAGACAGAGAAACTATCGTATTTGAAGGCTGCCTTTGGGCAGTCTTTTTTTTCGTTAGAATTTTAACAGTATTCTAACAATCTCCTAACAGAAAGAGGGTTTCCATATGGAGAATATGAGTTAATAAAATTCCAAGGAGCAGATGTCTTGAAGTCATCAAAAATCATTCTGGAAAATACAGTTGAAAAGATCCTTCTGTTCAGTGCATTGCTATCTATTATCAGTGTCGTCTTTATAACCGTATTTATTTTTCAAGAGGGTTTACCTCTGTTTGCAAAAGTCAGCCCCCTGAAGTTTCTGTTTTCAAGTACATGGGAACCAACAGCAGAAATACCGCAGTATGGAATCCTTCCTTTTATTATGGGTTCAATTTGGGTAACAGTAGGAGCCTTGATCCTGTCCGTTCCAGTTGGTTTGGCTGTCGGTATCTTCATGGCAGAGATGGCCGAAGGCAAGATAGCAGATATTCTAAGAACTGTTGTTGAGCTCTTAGCAGGTATCCCTTCTGTCATCTACGGACTATTCGGTTATATCGCCATATCGCCAGTCATAAGGGTTTTGTTTAAAAGTCCAACGGGGCTGGGTGTTCTGACTGCCAGTATTGTTCTGGCAATTATGACTCTTCCTACCATCATAAATATTACAGAAGTCTCCCTAAGAGCCGTTCCGCATGAGCTGAAGGAAGGTTCTTTGGCTCTGGGGGCAACCCACTGGATGACCATTTACAGGGTTATGATTCCCACGGCCCGTTCGGGTATTCTGGCGGGGATTGTACTGGGGATGGGAAGGGCTATCGGTGAAACTATGGCGGTTCTTATGGTTGCCGGGAATGCGGTTACCATGCCCAAGGGACCCTTGTCATTGACAAGAACCCTGACTATGAATATTGCCACAGATATGAAATATGCCGCCGATGATCATGCTGTCAGCCTTTTCACTACTGGTATTGTTTTATTTGTTTTTATCCTGGGCATTAATACTCTGGTTCAGTATCTCATGAAAAAAGCAGTGAGAGAGGATGTATAAATGAAAACAGCATCAAATATCGATAAAGCAGAATCTAATGCGGTGGTACTTAGTTCTCCTCAGTCCCTCAAAATCAGAAAGCAGGAAAAAGTTGCCAAAGGGATCATCTGGTTCCTGGCAGTTCTTACCATAGCTATCCTTGTCTGGATCATCGGGTATCTCATGGTCAAAGGGCTTTGGTATGACAATAGTGTTCCTTATAGTGTTACAAATCAGGTTGATACGAATATTCCTATTCTGGGGAGTGATGGAAGCAAGTTTGGGGATGTGGTCTTTATCATTCACCATAAAACAAGATCGGAAGATATCACTGTTGAGGCATTGAGAAAGCTCTATAACAAGGTGCGAACAGAAAACTGGGGATTCTACAATCAACAGGATCTGAAAGTCGTGCCCTACGCCTTTGATGGGGCAGCTGGGTTTTCCAGCGGAATTAAAGATTTTATACTTAAAGGGGCAGATCTGGAGGATTATCGAAAGACCGTTTCCAAAGTGGACTCCTGGGATGAAATGATTCAGAATGTCGCCACTCATCCGGGAGCTCTCGGGTTTATTCCCGCCGAAATGGCAGAGAATCTTCCTGATGAGGTCAAAACCCTTGGAGTCAGAAGAGCTTCTGTGGCTGTGCATCCCAGTGTTCTTCAGATTCAAGATGGTAGAATGCTCCGTGAAATCAGTTCAGACCAGGAAGAGGCTCTTTTTGACGGTCAAATTGCAAATTGGCAGGAAGTCGGAGGAACAGACCTTCCCGTGGTTCTTATCAGGATGAAAGGAA of Oceanispirochaeta crateris contains these proteins:
- a CDS encoding phosphate ABC transporter substrate-binding protein, giving the protein MKKIIAVLMVLFVAGFAFAGGQQDAGMDQSSNGSFSGNYAFGGSTTVEPIIRAAAEAFTEMYPDVKISYDAPGSSAGVKGPLEGTYSIGAASRSLKDSEKEAGALATAIAKDGVAVVLNKGSVPMDNLSLEDIIAIYAGEVTNWSQLGGPDAEIVVFNRDEASGTRSCFNDATVKTQSKKFTETAAIVTSNGDMVAKVGSTPYAIGYCGFGYIGKDAGTKAVTVDGIAPVEKNVLDGSYAVSRDLILITNGPVPAGTLEEAFINYILSAEGQDIVKEEKFISINS
- a CDS encoding methyl-accepting chemotaxis protein — encoded protein: MKIRTQAILLMIFGTATILLVGLLTINQLNKSEHLALEMQSHQSGLIVLNDFQTAANNQVLYSTDLVRTRDISGVRITTYRMTEARMTRENTKLKELIIADEKLYDQIQNLVYKGEQLSKICKLELLDPLYSHKPIAEGMIDRLIYEVLNDLNSDTNSIRNALDERIKEDIASQAYQKKRFVSIYLPISGGLLLCLLLFCFAIIIRSLHSINKTLYFFNILADGNSRLDVTMPVSGKDEIAQLGANFNRFMKNLYHRQQALKGIAEDQVNSGEKLYTLSLDHSSTVKQLEGNLNSVHQHGLNMSEQVNSSAQEIRQISLTLDSLEKRSNAQSQSVVSIVAKGESVQKTLSSQQAAVEQQGLLINKVKEESLNNKTIMELFKTQIQEVLSQASSISKAIHSIQDLADQTDVLAINASIEAAHAGVYGKGFSVVSEEMHNLSNKVRHNTSLVGNLLKVLDEKLLLMTEEEKQNQESIARLINQNSKSMEAMNKLKKSNIEINHIIRDFFELLKTVQTGSSRLHEETESVRNSSSLISTHMGELERQQTDLIQETLEMSRGVVQLSNGTDVLKNLSDKNSQTASTLNDEIRKMGA
- the pstC gene encoding phosphate ABC transporter permease subunit PstC, with amino-acid sequence MKSSKIILENTVEKILLFSALLSIISVVFITVFIFQEGLPLFAKVSPLKFLFSSTWEPTAEIPQYGILPFIMGSIWVTVGALILSVPVGLAVGIFMAEMAEGKIADILRTVVELLAGIPSVIYGLFGYIAISPVIRVLFKSPTGLGVLTASIVLAIMTLPTIINITEVSLRAVPHELKEGSLALGATHWMTIYRVMIPTARSGILAGIVLGMGRAIGETMAVLMVAGNAVTMPKGPLSLTRTLTMNIATDMKYAADDHAVSLFTTGIVLFVFILGINTLVQYLMKKAVREDV